The nucleotide sequence AAGAATCACCGTCAGAAGTGCTGCCAACGGAAGATCCACCAGCTGAAAATATCGTCGCTGCTGGTACGTGTATTAGGTTAATCGCCATAAGATACTGAAATTTAAACCGTCTCCCTCCACTTTGAAGATGTATTTCATATAATCTCTGAATTAATAATTGTGCTTCTGCAGTTGAACATAAAGAAGAACCTGTCCTCAGCGACGAAACAGAACTGGAACAAAAACCTACTGACGATGTTACTGTCGACGTCAATCCTCtcgaagatgaagaaaattctCCAACGATGACGACGCAATCTGAACCTTCCGAGGAAATCCTCGAAACAGCTCAATCTGGCGTCGAAACTGCTGAAGGATCTGATGCTGAAGATGAAGAAAAGCCTCAAGATGATCAGTCACCTAACGACGAAAACGAATTGCTCAATCAAACCATCAATATAGAGAAAATGATATGCGAAGACGAAGCTTGGGATAATAGTAAAGAAGAACAGGTTCAAGCAGCTATTTTAGCAGCCGCTTGGGATGCTGTGGATAGCAATACGGAAAAGTTACTCGCCGAAGTAGCCATGGAAGGGGTAAAGATTGACTTTTAGGTTTTTGAATTGGTGGTTCAAAAAGTGTTTGAACTAATTAACACGACATCTTTTCTCATTTCAGGATAATGAAGTCGCTGTTATTCCTATGCAAGAAGAACTCGAGGTTAGATTAGAAGAGAGCAGTTTGCCGGCTCCAGAATGGGTGGATTACGATAGTAAGTCAGAAGAGAACTCTCAATCGGCTGATGACGATCAGAAACCAAAGTCTATTCAGTATCCAGGAGGTCACGTTAAAATAGAATTAGAAGGTAAGTCATCCGGTGAAGAAATCCTTTCATTTGTCACTCGATCAAGATTCTAGTCAGCTTAGAATGAGTCTGAGGCAAAATTATAATTCGAACAATACTGTTTTCAGTGACACTAACGCCAGAAGTGGATAACCAAGTGACTAGTTCAATGGAAGGCAGCACCAGTACGTCCACAAATGTGATAACTTCTTCGAATACGGTTTTGGCGCCTAATACGATCATACCTCCGACCACTATCGTCTGTTTACCGTCCTCAAATCCAGCCGTGCCTACTCCGCCTACTACGCAATTGGTTACCAATCAAGCAGTGTCATCTAGTGCACTTCCCTATATTGCCCTCACAACCAGTACACCTGTTAGAGCTGTGCCAACAAAAACCCAAGTCAAGGTACGAATTTTTGTCCGAAAAATGGTACTAATTTCTCTCGAATATGATTTTAATATTCGGTTTACTGTTTTTACAGTCTGGAGGTCGTGGCGGCCGCAATACGTCGAATAAACCGCCTCCAGGAGCTGTCAATTTGGAAAGAAGCTATCAGATTTGTCAGGCTGTGATACAAAACAGTCCCAATCGGGATCAATTGAAATTCCAATTGAAACCGCCTCCATCTTTATTGATGAATAATAAAGCACAGTAcgtaatttgaacattttttctttacgGACTTCTCGATGATCCTTTGGAAATTCCATTTATGATTCtctttatttatatttttacagAAATCCTTCTCGAGGAGGCGGCCATGCAAAACCTACCAAAACGTATAACGCGTCGTCATCAAAATCGTCGTCGATGCTGATTAAGCATGTATTCAATACACCTCAAGGCATACCCGTTACCATGGCAGTTCTGCCTACTTCAAATACCGaggtatattttcatttccatACGTTATTTACTCATTCATTTACGTAGATATTTTCTAATCCATTCATTTATAATTTCAGTTAACCGAAAGCCAAATGGGCCAGTACGTCTTGGTTCAAAGATCCGGTCTCGGAAGTGGCGTCCGCAGATCAAACAGCGCACCTCCTACCAACCAAAAAACCACTTACGGCGTCGGTGGACGCGGACGTCCAGCCAGTGTCGGTttgcagcaacaacaacaaggCGCCCAGCCTCCAAAAATCCGTACCATAGTGACCAATCAGAACGCTCAAACGTACTATTCGGTTCCGCAACAATACGACATCAGAATGAACGACGATTGTTCCTGTAGCTTCAAAGCGATGGTAATATGTAAAAAATGTGGAGCTTTTTGCCACGATGATTGCTTGGGTCCTTATAAAGTCTGCGTTAATTGCCGATAAATTGGTGCTGATGATGAGACTGATTGGCAAATCTATTTGCTCTTGTGGgccttttctcttttttattacgtattattattgtttttttgggaGGATTTTACGCTCTCTTTGTTTGttcatttgttttattttttctcttcatccGAGTGCTTGTAATGCAAATTTTATTTGgcttcgtgtttttttccctttttttttgagtcattgCTCTTACagacgtgtattttttttctttcttattattatttttctagtATCTAAACTTATAGTCTAGTTATTTAGTGTACTGGTTGAAACTTCCGGTACACTCTAATTTTATCGCTTCTTTTCCAAGCTCATTTCATTCATCGCAGATGCTctcgtttatttttaaatgcttttttaaaactgaGTATTCGAATGACTTCAATATGATTGATTTTCTATTCAGTTCGATGGGTATTATTACAATTGgtgaaaacccaattttttcgatttcagttACTTCTCCCGAATGTATCAGTATTACATTTTAGAGAGGGGGCGGGGGGCTCCCAACCTCTAGGGAACGCTTATCCGTAATAATAAGTTGGCAATGATGAAATGTactgaaaccggtttcaaatgATGTTTCTAAATGAACCAGTTTCCGATGAATGGTCTTTTCAAGTGTAACTCGTTTAAAGTGAaatcaaaactggttgaaactgGTTTCAACCGGTTTTGTTGCTGGATTTTGGAAAATCTATTTGGGTTTCTTGAGAAAGAGGAAATTGCTTTGAGTCTGCcttcatttgaatgaaaaatcagatTATTGGCTGAAATCATTTGGTTTTAAATCCTATGATCCAACCGGTTTGAAGCCACTACTcaaatcatttctttcaaaaagaaaaaaaaaatcatttcagacTCAAGAACCAGTTCATCAAATTCCTGATCGGTGGTATTTGTTTGAAactgatttgaaattaaatcaaaattagctGAAACCAGTTTCAACTGGTTTTGTACCGGGTTTTGGAGAATCTAtttgagtttttcgaaaaagaagGAGCTGATTTGAGTGAGGCTTCATTATATAAACAATCGgagcatttcctcaaatttctGATCATACGTAGATATCTGtaattgatttgaaatgaaatcaaaaccgGTTGAAACCAGTTTTAACCAGTGTTGTGTGTGTTCCTTTTTTCCCTCGAAGAACTTGGCCAGGTTTAATGTTTATTCAGAAGGGAGGAACTGGTTGGAGTTGAGCCtcatttattgtgaaaaaatcggatttttGTATCACATAAGTAGTTGGATTTTAAATCATGAATGCAACCGGTTCGGAGCTGTTTTTTAAATCGTTTCTctcacaaaaatcaattaggACTTGAGAACTAGTTTTCTGGaattattgattaaaaatagCTGTCtgtaacaaaatgaaatcaaaactggttgaaatcGGGATCAACCAGTTTCAtgtttggttttcaaaaaatttgtttaggtatattgaaaaaaataaagacagGTTCGTGTCTTCTCCACTTTCATTCACAGGCTGATTCTCTGTAATGAGcggaaattaatgaaatgagtTGAAACCGGTTTCAGTTGATGTTTctatatgtgacccgctctgacaaaaccgaccatttcgacaaaatttcaaaaaatgtttttttctcaaaaatctgatctttcaacccttaaaactcattttaaacatcattattttggacacttttttttgtcgaaacggtcggttttgtcagagtgGGTCACATATGATGAACCAGTTCTGGTGAATGACCATTTCGAGTTAATTGACATGGAAATTAATGTTCTGAAATTCAGTAACAGAAATATAACCATTTGTAACTGGTTTagaatgaaactgaaaactgattAAAACCGGTTCTTACAggttgtgttttgaaaaaaaaatggatttaaaaaaaaacctggttTTAGTCTGGTTTCATATGAATACGTATaaagaaattgaattatttaccAATAtcgtttgattaaaatttcaagtcccGAGTGCAACCAGTTTGAAGCCCCATTTTTCTCCCCATTTTTCTCGCAGAATTCAGCCGAGaaccagttttttttaattcgtgaTTTGCGTGATCTGGATATTGTTCATGAAAAGAACGATGTGATGCTCGCTTTGAATGAATCCAATTATTCAATTCTGTCGAActgagaatcaaaatttttgatcacatgcaaaattatttatcaataattttaaattgatttaaacTACTttcaatcaacattttttttaaactgactTAGTTCATTTTAACTGTAAACTTGAACGTTAAATCTCTCAAATAATGACGATGTGTCATGAGCACGTTAAAAATGATTAGTTAccaaaaacgacgaaaaaactgatatttcagttgtgttcattttttcaaatttacgaatttttaaaatcgaaattaaacGGTCCTTTGAAGCTACCAAATTGCATATTATCTAATaataactaatttttaaaaattgattcgcaTCTTTATCAGTAAAAAAgtttacataagtaggtatatttttaattcttAAAGCATTTTTACTTTgcttcttttatttttcctatAAGTAAAAACTGTAagattaaaatgtaaaaagatgTGTCACTGATTATAGGTTcctaaatataaattttgtaatttataagATATAAACTTGTGTATATTGTTCTTTTTTCTCTTGTAtaattgtacatataaaaaaaagtgtcattgTACGTAAATGTAGTTAAACATATGTTAGAAGTGTAACTATTATACAAatgttatttttgattatttcgctattgaaaataaattttttaatttataagttATGATCTGATATCTGACGATTGCTGTATACAAATAATATAAAAAGTGCAACTGAACTGAGTCATCATCGATCGATTCTGgtacaattttggtttttcagtATTTAAATTCACGAGtctggtaaaaatttgatttcattttatgtcttgaaaaaaaaaatgtcgattgaTGATTCCGGTATAATGATACAAGTTAATTTACTTAATATTATACgagtagcatttttttttctacgtgaAGAAATACTTGAAATGTAGACTTGTTACAGTTGAATCAGAAGATTACTGATTatggtttttaatttaataatttgttactttaaaaaaaataaacggatAATTACGTATTATTGGACGAATATTATTCATGTGATGTGCGAGGAGGGGTTCAATCAGGagaaaaagttataaaaaataagtaggtaaaatttcaacggggaaaaaacaaaaaaacacttaACAACTTGATAATAATTCTACTGacaaacgtttcaaaaaataatgagtaaaattttgaaaaatgaaactaaaacaaGAAATGAAAGAATAAGAACAAAGAACAGATAAAGAGAACAAAGAACggtggaattttttccatttttgtaatTGTTCTTGGGAAATCTGAAGAGGCTACTCAAATACTGTTCTTGTTTCTtgtgcttttgaaaattgggttcacgtttttgttttgttcttaTTCTTGTACAAATTTGTATTCGATTTCTGTTCTTAATACTcttgttcttcaaaaaatgctccCTTCGTTTACCATTCTTTCAGCACTGGTTAAAAAACACTCAAAGAAGTTTTAAAATCCCTAAAAGATACCAAAAACTAACGAATGaaacatcaatttgaaatttaaacttcgTCAATAATGCAAAATgtgtagaaaaattgaaaaaataagttaaaaactaaaaaagttcagaaaaatattcaaaattcaccGGCTTAGCATGCTCGTTGGAatccaaaaagtaaaaacacaAGAAAAACACCACAGTATCGGAAACAGAAACACATGTTGTGTTTGCGTTTCCATTGCTGAAAAGAATGAGAAGAAAACTTTGATACGCGTTCtcgatcattttattttttattgaaaacattctacgaatattaaaaaatgagaaatatgaAATAGTAATCGTAATAATTACTAATTACTCTAAGTCGTTTCCGAAGTGCGAAGAGTGATCATCCGAAAGGAACTTTCGTGGCTGTATCATCCGAAGAATTTCTGTGTTGACAACTCGGACTCGAActgattttgtgattttgtattctttttttttctcgaaaaatttaacGCTATTTATTTGCTGTTATTATTCTTAATCCTTTGACAAAAGACTGATAAACTTAATCTAAAATCGTTCACGTTGTTGACTCTTTTAGTTGAAAATCGTTTTATATTCCGTGTTTATTCGTTTAATTTACCTACATTCTTTCAAGTTGTTGTAATTGTATAATTGATCGTCGTCGAAATTATTGAACTTGATTCTCAGCTGATAAGTATTAGTCGTTTCGTATTTCTTTGCTCGATAAAATTCTGATCGTTTTATATAGTAATCGAATTCATTAAtccttcaaatttcaacgtAAACTTTCAAGTTGGTAATTTGAGTACCTCAATACGTAAAGAATAAGGTGTTAACGTACTACACACTATGGAATACAAATTACGAGAACAAAAGGTATGCTGAGTTAGTTCTGAGAAATTTCAGCCAAATGGAATGATTTGAGGATGTGTTTTAGCTAATTATCGGTAAGTGAcgtttaccaattttttctagTTTATGGTATGTATGATTTGTTTCTATTTACACGCAGTATACTTGGTTGATTTGCTTCTCAACTTACCTATACTCACTCTAATCATTTTCGGTATTTGGTTCATGTGTTTCATCTCGAGTACTAATATTTTTCAGACTCTGGTTTTCGCAATCGAATCCCTGTTACTTTAACTCGACTCAAAATGCAGCAACATAGTAATATGTCACCGAAGGAGTTATCCGATAATGATGATCTGGCCACTAGTTTAATTCTCGATCCTCTTTTAGGATTCAATACGCATAAGATGAATATCAGGTACGAGAAAACGAATAAATTGGGCAATTTATCATCTGACTAAGaacaatttcgaataatttgatGACTTTTCGTAGATATCGTCCCCTGAAAGCGAACCAagaagaactgaaaaatataaTCTTGGAATTTATCGAATATCAGGACTACGAAAGAACTTATGCTCGATTAGCTGAGGGAGAATGGATGCCAAAAACGATGaggtttttgaaaagtaaactaCACCAGCAACGATTAAAGGAACATGTATGTGTTTTTCATGTCGTATGTATTTAAACAGTGACGTAATTCTAATGACGACCGATTTGTTTTACGTAGATTTACAGATATTTGAGGGTTTTCGATAAAAGTGCAGGGTTCGTGATTGATGCTTGTTATCGGTACAGTATGGAAGGTAGAAAAGGTGCTAAAGTCTTGGCTACGAAGAATTGGTGAGCAATACGAATTTACGAGTAGATAGAGTCATAATGACGTATCAAAATCATAACGATACAATTTAACGTACATTCGCAGgagcaaaaatgacaaaatatctTGTTTGGTTGGTTGTATCGCCGAGTTGACTGAACAAGAAGAAAAACAATTGCTGCATCCGGGTAAAAATGATTTCTCTGTCATGTACAGTTGTCGTAAAAATTGTGCTCAATTATGGTTGGGACCTGCTGCATTTATTAATCATGACTGCGGAGCGAACTGCAAAGTATGTTCGTGTTTAATttcctttttaacaaaaaaaatcacgacttgaacgttgttttttttcttgtacaGTTTGTTCCAACTGGCCGAGACACTGCCTGCGTTAAAGTATTGCGTGATATTGAAGCTGGCGAAGAAATCACATGTTTCTATGGTCAGGATTTTTTCGGCGATAATAATTGTTATTGCGAATGTGAAACTTGTGAAAGGTAAtcactcatcaaaaaaaaatctcatcctGCCTTCAAAATATATTCttaattcaatatttcataTTATAGGACTGGATCCGGTGCATTTGCTACGAAACAAAACACCCAATCCGAAAGTGTTCGTTATCCCCTTCGCAAcgcttacaaaaaattaaacaaagtgAAGGAGAATATTCCACTTTTGCCTATACTGGCTGTGACTAAAGAAAAACTAGAACTGAAACAAGACGAATACCTTACCGCTAATCATATCAGCGCTAATCGTAAAAAAGGTCTTACGAAATACGATCAAGACcttatcgaaaaatgtactttcaCCGAAAGTCGCTGCCGACCATTGGCTGGTAAACGTAAAATCGACATGGAGAGCGTGTACACGTCGGTAAAACGACCTAAAAAAACAGTTCACATTATCGCTCGTTCGAAACAAAACTCAATTTCTAGCCGAATGCGTAACGGCAAATCGCGTCGTAATATATCGCTGAAAAAGATAACATTCCATCCCGAAAcggataaaaatttcaacatcaagCATAAAGTTATACTTCGCAGTATGAGACAAAAATCCAAACTATTGAACCTCGGTAAACCCAAAGACGAACCGGCGCCGCCGGTCCAGTTCAAGCAACCTCCGGTGAAAATAAAAGTGCGTAGAAAAAGTAGATCCAAATTAAAGCTAGAATCTGTTAACGGCTCCAGTCAAACTGCTCCGAACAATAATAACGATCAGACTGGCAAATGTGAAGGCGGCACCGGTTGCGATAATatactgaattttcaaatcaactaTATTTGTAAAGACTTAGACGATCTGAATCCTCGCAACGTCGATGAACCCCCTCCGAGAACGCTTCCTCCCCATGCCGATACTTGTGTTCAAAAGGCAACCAAGACTACTCCGAaagtgccaaaaa is from Planococcus citri chromosome 1, ihPlaCitr1.1, whole genome shotgun sequence and encodes:
- the LOC135831464 gene encoding uncharacterized protein LOC135831464 — translated: MQQHSNMSPKELSDNDDLATSLILDPLLGFNTHKMNIRYRPLKANQEELKNIILEFIEYQDYERTYARLAEGEWMPKTMRFLKSKLHQQRLKEHIYRYLRVFDKSAGFVIDACYRYSMEGRKGAKVLATKNWSKNDKISCLVGCIAELTEQEEKQLLHPGKNDFSVMYSCRKNCAQLWLGPAAFINHDCGANCKFVPTGRDTACVKVLRDIEAGEEITCFYGQDFFGDNNCYCECETCERTGSGAFATKQNTQSESVRYPLRNAYKKLNKVKENIPLLPILAVTKEKLELKQDEYLTANHISANRKKGLTKYDQDLIEKCTFTESRCRPLAGKRKIDMESVYTSVKRPKKTVHIIARSKQNSISSRMRNGKSRRNISLKKITFHPETDKNFNIKHKVILRSMRQKSKLLNLGKPKDEPAPPVQFKQPPVKIKVRRKSRSKLKLESVNGSSQTAPNNNNDQTGKCEGGTGCDNILNFQINYICKDLDDLNPRNVDEPPPRTLPPHADTCVQKATKTTPKVPKNQTLSDPYSLPYEESLSPNDGKDVYEFDENEDETIQPLTRKSASSKNDPVVVNETPKSEQKNEPEEKRDYSGKLKLTLKMKKSSVLDDVLEKGNNMKSIREPQYEVLRLQVDGPVE